A single genomic interval of Oncorhynchus gorbuscha isolate QuinsamMale2020 ecotype Even-year linkage group LG25, OgorEven_v1.0, whole genome shotgun sequence harbors:
- the LOC124014086 gene encoding sodium/hydrogen exchanger 9B2-like isoform X2, which translates to MCVCVQVRGMLDCSPCCSWVSRLKCPRPHGFLAHVITKVCLGALLFGVVWSIAEKECYPGGNLFGIIILFLCAVCGGKLVGLIQLPTLPPFPPLVGMLLAGLVLRNVPYVTEAVHIEQTWSAALRNIALAIILTRAGLGLDPSALRRLKAVCVRLAVGPCTVEASTVAVMSHFLMGLPWVWGFVLGFVLSAVSPAVVVPSMLLLQKDGYGVEKGIPTLLMAAGSFDDILAITAFTTSLGVAFASDSTCLNILKGCFLHVIGFYRAGLVLGLFICFFPSQDQEELVLRRSVMLLGLSVFAVFGSHVAGFSGAGGLCTLVMAFIAALGWGEAKGPVAAVVGRFWDIFQPLLFGLVGAQITVSTLDPNTVGLGMACLGTGLVIRVLFTFLMVFFGGFNTKEKLFISVAWLPKATVQAAIGSKALDMARVSGDEVLVKYGLDVLTVAVLAILTTAPLGALGIGLAGPRLLTRHPEDTHADRKEGDLEADTETPQKDMVTLESKL; encoded by the exons tgTGTCTGGGAGCGTTGTTGTTCGGGGTAGTCTGGTCCATCGCTGAGAAGGAGTGTTATCCAGGGGGGAATCTGTTCGGCATCATCATCTTgtttctctgtgctgtgtgtggagGAAAACTGGTCGGACTGATCCAACTCCCCACACTGCCCCCTTTCCCCCCTTTAGTTG gtatgTTGCTGGCAGGTCTGGTGCTGCGTAACGTACCGTACGTAACTGAGGCGGTCCACATTGAGCAGACCTGGTCAGCAGCTCTGAGGAACATCGCTCTGGCCATCATACTGACCCGTGCTGGACTGGGCCTCGACCCTTcg GCTCTCCGCAGACTCAAGGCGGTGTGTGTGCGACTGGCAGTAGGGCCGTGTACAGTGGAGGCATCAACAGTAGCTGTAATGTCTCACTTCCTGATGGGCTTGCCCTGGGTCTGGGGATTCGTACTGGG GTTTGTTCTGAGTGCTGTATCCCCAGCTGTGGTGGTGCCCTCCATGTTGTTACTCCAGAAGGATGGCTACGGCGTGGAGAAGGGAATCCCTACTCTGCTGATGGCTGCTGGGAGTTTTGATGACATCCTGGCCATCACAGCATTCACCACCTCTCTGGGCGTGGCCTTTGCCTCAG ACTCTACATGTCTCAACATACTAAAGGGCTGTTTCCT GCATGtgatagggttctatagggctggCCTGGTGCTAGGACTCTTCATCTGTTTCTTCCCCAGTCAGGATCAG gAGGAATTGGTATTGAGGAGAAGTGTCATGTtactgggtctgtctgtgtttgcTGTGTTTGGGAGCCATGTAGCAGGGTTCTCTGGTGCAGGGGGACTCTGTACTCTGGTCATGGCATTCATAGCTGCGCTGGGCTGGGGGGAAGCGAAG GGCCCAGTAGCAGCAGTGGTAGGGAGGTTCTGGGACATCTTCCAACCGTTACTGTTTGGACTGGTAGGAGCACAAATCACAGTATCTACACTGGACCCCAACACAGTGG gtCTGGGCATGGCATGTCTCGGGACAGGTCTGGTTATCAGGGTTCTCTTCACCTTTCTCATGGTGTTCTTTGGTGGATTCAACACAAAGGAGAAGCTGTTTATCTCTGTGGCTTGGCTTCCCAAGGCCACAGTACAG GCAGCGATAGGTTCTAAAGCCTTGGAC ATGGCTCGTGTGTCGGGGGATGAGGTTCTGGTGAAGTACGGTCTGGATGTTCTGACTGTGGCTGTTCTGGCCATCCTCACTACAGCACCTCTAGGAGCCCTGGGGATCGGCCTGGCAGGGCCCAGACTGCTGACCAGACACCCGgaggacacacacgcagacaggaaAGAGG GTGACTTGGAGGCAGACACGGAGACGCCACAGAAAGACATGGTGACCCTCGAGAGCAAATTATaa
- the LOC124014086 gene encoding sodium/hydrogen exchanger 9B2-like isoform X1, whose product MCVCVQVRGMLDCSPCCSWVSRLKCPRPHGFLAHVITKVCLGALLFGVVWSIAEKECYPGGNLFGIIILFLCAVCGGKLVGLIQLPTLPPFPPLVGMLLAGLVLRNVPYVTEAVHIEQTWSAALRNIALAIILTRAGLGLDPSALRRLKAVCVRLAVGPCTVEASTVAVMSHFLMGLPWVWGFVLGFVLSAVSPAVVVPSMLLLQKDGYGVEKGIPTLLMAAGSFDDILAITAFTTSLGVAFASGGIGIEEKCHVTGSVCVCCVWEPCSRVLWCRGTLYSGHGIHSCAGLGGSEGPSSSSGREVLGHLPTVTVWTGRSTNHSIYTGPQHSGSGHGMSRDRSGYQGSLHLSHGVLWWIQHKGEAVYLCGLASQGHSTAPLGALGIGLAGPRLLTRHPEDTHADRKEGDLEADTETPQKDMVTLESKL is encoded by the exons tgTGTCTGGGAGCGTTGTTGTTCGGGGTAGTCTGGTCCATCGCTGAGAAGGAGTGTTATCCAGGGGGGAATCTGTTCGGCATCATCATCTTgtttctctgtgctgtgtgtggagGAAAACTGGTCGGACTGATCCAACTCCCCACACTGCCCCCTTTCCCCCCTTTAGTTG gtatgTTGCTGGCAGGTCTGGTGCTGCGTAACGTACCGTACGTAACTGAGGCGGTCCACATTGAGCAGACCTGGTCAGCAGCTCTGAGGAACATCGCTCTGGCCATCATACTGACCCGTGCTGGACTGGGCCTCGACCCTTcg GCTCTCCGCAGACTCAAGGCGGTGTGTGTGCGACTGGCAGTAGGGCCGTGTACAGTGGAGGCATCAACAGTAGCTGTAATGTCTCACTTCCTGATGGGCTTGCCCTGGGTCTGGGGATTCGTACTGGG GTTTGTTCTGAGTGCTGTATCCCCAGCTGTGGTGGTGCCCTCCATGTTGTTACTCCAGAAGGATGGCTACGGCGTGGAGAAGGGAATCCCTACTCTGCTGATGGCTGCTGGGAGTTTTGATGACATCCTGGCCATCACAGCATTCACCACCTCTCTGGGCGTGGCCTTTGCCTCAG gAGGAATTGGTATTGAGGAGAAGTGTCATGTtactgggtctgtctgtgtttgcTGTGTTTGGGAGCCATGTAGCAGGGTTCTCTGGTGCAGGGGGACTCTGTACTCTGGTCATGGCATTCATAGCTGCGCTGGGCTGGGGGGAAGCGAAG GGCCCAGTAGCAGCAGTGGTAGGGAGGTTCTGGGACATCTTCCAACCGTTACTGTTTGGACTGGTAGGAGCACAAATCACAGTATCTACACTGGACCCCAACACAGTGG gtCTGGGCATGGCATGTCTCGGGACAGGTCTGGTTATCAGGGTTCTCTTCACCTTTCTCATGGTGTTCTTTGGTGGATTCAACACAAAGGAGAAGCTGTTTATCTCTGTGGCTTGGCTTCCCAAGGCCACAGTACAG CACCTCTAGGAGCCCTGGGGATCGGCCTGGCAGGGCCCAGACTGCTGACCAGACACCCGgaggacacacacgcagacaggaaAGAGG GTGACTTGGAGGCAGACACGGAGACGCCACAGAAAGACATGGTGACCCTCGAGAGCAAATTATaa